Proteins from a genomic interval of Actinoalloteichus hymeniacidonis:
- a CDS encoding DUF3558 domain-containing protein has protein sequence MSERRLTVLTRCGVGVAVLATLAACTSEVDGHAAHTEPPHLSAPLPSTTTPSVAPRPHEVDLTDVDPCTILTEAQRIQLGFDRPPQSGVEDGFGDAATCSLRNSASRIGTRIALVTIEGVGVWTDDTAQVDVEHVQVVDFPALVVRTPMVDTVCNVEVDVAEGQFLDVLYRDDGSEPPLPQDQLCAGAQRIAEVSMESLIAAK, from the coding sequence GTGTTGGCCACGCTGGCCGCCTGTACCAGCGAGGTCGACGGCCATGCGGCCCATACCGAACCGCCGCATCTGTCCGCGCCGTTGCCCAGCACCACGACGCCATCGGTGGCGCCGCGTCCGCACGAGGTCGATCTGACCGATGTCGACCCGTGCACGATCCTGACCGAGGCGCAACGAATCCAGTTGGGGTTCGACCGGCCGCCGCAGTCCGGAGTGGAGGATGGTTTCGGCGATGCCGCCACCTGCAGTCTTCGCAACAGCGCGAGTCGGATCGGCACCCGCATCGCCCTGGTCACCATCGAGGGCGTCGGGGTCTGGACCGACGACACCGCACAGGTCGACGTCGAACACGTACAGGTGGTGGATTTCCCCGCATTGGTGGTTCGAACGCCAATGGTGGACACGGTGTGCAACGTTGAAGTCGATGTAGCCGAGGGACAGTTCCTCGATGTGCTTTATCGCGACGATGGTTCGGAGCCTCCGTTGCCGCAGGATCAACTCTGCGCGGGTGCACAACGAATCGCAGAGGTCTCGATGGAGTCTTTGATTGCCGCGAAATGA